A region of Chitinophaga horti DNA encodes the following proteins:
- a CDS encoding efflux RND transporter permease subunit, with protein sequence MKDSNKEFKLTSWAVDNKVSIYVATIILSLAGIFAYQALPKEQFPEVVFPQFYIQTAYFGTSPEDMETLVTKPIEKQLGGISGVKEIKSTSMQDFSIITIEFNTDVDIETARQEVREKVDDAKTDLPNNLDQEPQIMKVDVSQIPIMNVNLSGDFDLQSLKKYADEMQDRIEALTEITRVDIIGALDREIQINLDKYKMDAAKISFEDVAGAIANENRTVSGGQVTLDGQKRTLSVKGEYKDPIKIQNIVVRGSSGAVVYLKDIADVVDGFKEQESYARLDGKNVITLNVIKQSGKNLIDASDKIQAIKKDMEENYFPKGLEVTITADQSDSTRITLHDLINTIIIGFILVTVILMFFMGAVNAIFVALSVPISMFIAFIVMQIAGITLNMMVLFSFLLALGIVVDDAIVVIENVHRIFYERKDLGIVKAAKMAAGEVFLPVFSGTLTVLAPFVPLLFWPGVIGEFMKYLPITLITTLIASLVVAYIINPVFAVDFMDRHEGENHPKPRFDRKFAIVSIAFALAALIGYGIGFGVGNFIVVMYLLVLLERFWLGGVARKFQHDSWPRVQNWYKRQVERSLVGWRPVKILLLTFGLLVFSIILTMVRSPKVVFFPQADPNFIYAYLELPNGTDQQYTDSITGIVEKRIVGVVGKDNPLVKSIISNVAVGAGDPSQMDQSVQPHKGKVTVAFVEFGQRNGASTVEYLDKIRAAVKGIPGADITVEQEQGGPPTGKPINIEISGDEFETLTGTADRLKRYLDSLAIGGVEELRSDFQANKPEVIVEIDRERANREGISTYAIGGALRSALYGLEVSKFRDPEDDYPIMVRFKEDQRNNINMLLNMNITYRDMNMGGQIRQVPLSSVANVRYSNTYAGIKRIDQKRVITLYSNVLSDYNANEVVQNIQTAINEFGQQDGIAIKMTGEQEDQMETMNFLVVALISAVGLMMMIMVIQFNSMGRALLILLEVFFSIIGVFLGFSTFGMDISIVMTGVGIMALAGLVVRNGIVLVEFIDLLVMQGTPVHEAVVEAGRTRMTPVLLTAIAAILGLIPLAVGLNIDFAKLFSTGNPHIYFGGDNVAFWGPLAWTMVFGLIFATFLTLILVPSMYYMNKRVIDILDVYGWPRGLKYVPFLPLILKLFSKKTTIQKLHDPNYQSEKPYNFFNGEAHNEDKSHAKSAKGVHVEYNN encoded by the coding sequence ATGAAAGATTCAAATAAAGAGTTTAAACTCACCAGTTGGGCGGTCGATAATAAGGTCAGCATTTATGTGGCCACGATCATCCTCTCACTGGCCGGTATTTTCGCTTACCAGGCGCTGCCGAAAGAGCAGTTCCCGGAGGTGGTGTTCCCGCAGTTCTACATCCAGACCGCCTACTTCGGTACTTCGCCGGAGGATATGGAAACATTAGTGACCAAGCCCATTGAAAAACAACTGGGCGGCATTTCCGGCGTGAAGGAGATCAAAAGTACCTCCATGCAGGACTTCTCCATCATCACGATCGAATTTAACACCGATGTTGATATAGAAACGGCCCGGCAGGAAGTCCGGGAAAAGGTGGACGATGCCAAAACCGACTTGCCGAACAACCTGGACCAGGAGCCACAGATCATGAAGGTGGACGTATCGCAGATCCCGATCATGAACGTGAACCTGTCCGGCGACTTCGACCTGCAATCACTTAAAAAGTATGCAGATGAAATGCAGGATCGCATAGAGGCGCTCACCGAAATTACCCGTGTAGATATCATTGGTGCGCTCGATCGTGAGATCCAGATTAACCTGGACAAATACAAGATGGATGCGGCTAAGATCAGCTTTGAAGACGTGGCGGGTGCCATTGCGAATGAGAACCGTACTGTGTCAGGCGGCCAGGTTACGCTTGATGGACAAAAACGTACGCTTAGTGTAAAAGGAGAGTATAAAGATCCGATCAAGATACAGAACATCGTGGTGCGTGGTTCTTCCGGTGCTGTAGTATACCTGAAGGACATTGCAGATGTGGTGGATGGTTTTAAAGAACAGGAAAGTTATGCACGCCTCGATGGTAAGAACGTAATCACGCTTAACGTAATTAAACAGAGCGGTAAAAACCTGATTGATGCATCGGATAAAATCCAGGCCATCAAAAAAGATATGGAGGAAAATTACTTCCCCAAAGGCCTGGAAGTAACGATTACTGCGGATCAGTCAGACTCTACCCGTATCACCCTGCATGATCTGATCAATACCATTATCATTGGTTTTATCCTGGTAACAGTGATCCTGATGTTCTTCATGGGTGCGGTGAACGCGATATTCGTGGCCTTGTCGGTGCCGATCTCGATGTTCATTGCGTTTATCGTGATGCAGATCGCGGGCATTACGCTAAACATGATGGTGCTGTTCTCGTTCCTGCTGGCATTAGGTATTGTGGTGGATGATGCGATTGTGGTAATTGAAAACGTACACCGTATTTTCTACGAGCGTAAGGATCTGGGTATCGTGAAAGCGGCGAAGATGGCTGCCGGAGAGGTATTCCTGCCGGTATTCTCAGGTACGCTTACCGTATTGGCGCCATTCGTGCCACTCCTGTTCTGGCCCGGCGTAATCGGTGAGTTTATGAAATACCTGCCGATCACATTGATCACGACGTTGATCGCATCGCTGGTCGTGGCCTATATTATCAACCCGGTATTTGCGGTTGACTTTATGGATCGCCACGAAGGTGAAAATCATCCCAAGCCGCGTTTCGACCGCAAGTTCGCGATCGTTTCCATCGCATTTGCGTTAGCCGCGCTGATCGGTTATGGTATTGGCTTTGGCGTAGGTAACTTTATCGTGGTGATGTACCTGCTCGTATTGCTGGAAAGGTTCTGGCTGGGCGGCGTTGCCCGCAAGTTCCAGCACGATTCATGGCCAAGGGTGCAAAACTGGTATAAACGACAGGTGGAAAGGAGTCTTGTAGGCTGGCGTCCGGTGAAAATATTGTTGCTGACATTCGGCCTGCTCGTGTTCAGTATCATACTCACGATGGTGCGTAGCCCAAAAGTGGTATTCTTCCCGCAGGCAGATCCGAACTTTATTTATGCTTACCTCGAGTTGCCTAATGGTACCGATCAGCAATACACCGACTCTATCACCGGGATCGTTGAAAAACGTATTGTAGGGGTAGTGGGTAAAGATAATCCACTGGTTAAATCCATCATCTCCAACGTAGCCGTAGGTGCGGGAGATCCCAGCCAGATGGATCAGAGCGTGCAGCCGCATAAAGGTAAAGTAACGGTGGCATTCGTAGAGTTTGGCCAGCGTAACGGCGCATCTACCGTTGAATATTTAGATAAGATTCGTGCAGCGGTGAAAGGTATTCCTGGTGCAGACATCACCGTGGAACAAGAACAGGGCGGTCCTCCAACAGGTAAGCCGATCAACATAGAAATTTCAGGTGATGAGTTTGAAACGCTGACGGGTACAGCCGATCGCCTAAAACGTTACCTCGATTCGCTCGCCATTGGTGGTGTGGAAGAACTGCGCAGCGACTTCCAGGCGAATAAACCGGAAGTAATCGTGGAGATAGACCGCGAGCGTGCTAACCGTGAAGGCATATCTACCTACGCCATTGGTGGTGCATTAAGGAGCGCCCTGTATGGCCTGGAAGTGTCGAAGTTCCGCGATCCGGAAGATGACTACCCGATCATGGTGCGTTTCAAAGAAGATCAGCGTAACAACATTAATATGCTGCTCAACATGAACATTACTTACCGCGATATGAACATGGGCGGCCAGATCCGCCAGGTGCCATTGTCATCGGTAGCGAATGTTCGTTACAGCAATACTTACGCAGGCATCAAACGCATCGACCAGAAACGTGTGATTACTTTGTACTCGAACGTATTGTCTGATTACAATGCGAACGAAGTAGTACAAAACATACAAACCGCCATCAACGAATTTGGTCAGCAAGACGGTATCGCCATTAAGATGACCGGTGAGCAGGAAGACCAGATGGAAACAATGAACTTCCTGGTGGTGGCACTTATAAGCGCAGTAGGTTTGATGATGATGATCATGGTGATCCAGTTTAACTCAATGGGCCGTGCGCTCCTGATTTTGCTGGAAGTATTCTTTAGTATCATCGGCGTATTCCTCGGTTTCTCCACCTTTGGTATGGACATCTCCATCGTAATGACCGGTGTGGGTATCATGGCACTGGCTGGTCTGGTGGTACGTAACGGTATCGTACTGGTTGAGTTCATCGATCTGCTCGTAATGCAGGGCACTCCGGTACACGAAGCCGTAGTAGAAGCCGGCCGCACCCGTATGACCCCGGTGTTACTCACCGCGATCGCTGCTATCCTTGGCTTGATCCCGCTGGCAGTAGGTTTGAACATCGACTTCGCCAAGCTGTTCTCCACCGGCAACCCACATATTTACTTTGGGGGTGATAACGTGGCCTTCTGGGGACCGCTTGCCTGGACCATGGTGTTCGGTTTGATCTTCGCGACCTTCCTTACCCTGATCCTGGTACCGAGCATGTATTATATGAACAAACGCGTGATCGACATCCTGGACGTGTACGGCTGGCCACGCGGACTGAAATACGTACCCTTCCTCCCGTTAATCCTGAAGTTGTTCTCCAAGAAAACAACCATCCAGAAACTGCACGATCCGAACTATCAGTCGGAGAAACCGTACAATTTCTTTAACGGAGAGGCGCACAATGAAGATAAGTCACATGCAAAGTCTGCCAAAGGCGTGCACGTGGAGTATAATAACTAG
- a CDS encoding TolC family protein, whose product MQLQRKLIGLLGAMMPLAGVYAQQQPPATKDVQPLSVQQAIDYALANRNSIKTAKLDELIALARNKEVSGLALPNISATGTFQDNPVIQKQLIDASNFSDTIPKGTLVPFAFGLKYNALGQVNVQQVLFDPSVMVALQARKTLEELANKSVVKAEIDVKSDVYQSYYQVLSAQKAHKFLSENISRLDKMLGETQEIYKNGLAEKLDVDRLTVQVTNLRTEERKLANTIDVTIATLKYQIGMPLNQQVLLTDTLDVNQVKNIGEDGSFSYQNRIEYQLLDAQKRTNEYDLKRYKFAHLPTLAAFGNFGASRQSNTFNYFKSEMWYGYVAWGLNLNVPIFNGNQRRSQTDQAFLRLKKSETDLDNIRQSIDLERQTSAITFKNNVYTLDAQDKNMQLAQEVLESTRIKYREGVGSSLEMITAENDLLTAQSNYFSALYEAIRAKIAYLKANGKL is encoded by the coding sequence ATGCAACTACAACGGAAGCTCATCGGTTTACTGGGAGCTATGATGCCGCTGGCTGGTGTTTATGCGCAGCAACAGCCGCCGGCAACTAAAGACGTGCAACCGCTGTCCGTCCAGCAGGCAATTGATTACGCCCTCGCTAACAGGAACTCGATTAAAACCGCAAAGCTGGACGAACTGATCGCCCTGGCCCGCAATAAGGAAGTGAGCGGATTAGCGCTTCCGAACATTTCGGCCACCGGCACTTTCCAGGATAACCCGGTTATCCAGAAGCAATTGATCGACGCGTCCAACTTCAGTGACACTATTCCAAAAGGTACACTGGTGCCTTTCGCCTTTGGTTTGAAGTATAACGCGTTGGGACAAGTGAACGTGCAACAGGTACTGTTCGATCCCAGTGTAATGGTGGCCCTGCAGGCGCGTAAAACGCTCGAGGAACTGGCTAACAAAAGCGTGGTAAAGGCGGAAATAGATGTGAAGAGTGATGTGTACCAAAGCTATTACCAGGTGTTGTCCGCTCAAAAAGCCCACAAGTTCCTGTCAGAGAACATCAGCCGCCTCGATAAAATGCTTGGCGAAACACAGGAAATCTATAAAAACGGTCTGGCGGAAAAGCTGGATGTAGACAGGTTGACCGTACAGGTAACGAACCTCCGTACGGAAGAACGTAAACTCGCCAATACCATCGATGTAACGATCGCTACGCTGAAATACCAGATTGGTATGCCGCTCAACCAGCAGGTATTGCTCACCGACACACTGGATGTAAACCAGGTGAAAAACATCGGGGAGGATGGTTCCTTTTCTTACCAGAACCGCATCGAATATCAGTTGCTGGATGCACAAAAGCGTACCAACGAATACGATCTGAAACGTTATAAATTCGCGCATCTGCCCACGCTGGCAGCTTTTGGCAACTTCGGCGCCTCTCGTCAGTCGAACACGTTTAATTATTTTAAGAGTGAAATGTGGTATGGATATGTAGCCTGGGGCCTGAACTTAAACGTCCCGATCTTCAATGGTAACCAACGCCGCAGCCAGACTGACCAGGCTTTTCTTCGCCTGAAAAAATCGGAGACCGACCTGGATAATATCCGCCAGTCGATAGATCTCGAAAGACAAACTTCCGCTATCACTTTTAAGAACAATGTGTACACGCTGGACGCACAGGATAAAAACATGCAGCTGGCGCAGGAAGTACTGGAAAGTACCCGCATCAAATACCGGGAAGGAGTTGGTTCCAGCCTGGAAATGATTACGGCGGAAAACGATTTGCTGACGGCGCAGAGCAATTACTTCTCTGCATTGTACGAAGCCATCAGGGCTAAGATCGCTTACCTCAAAGCCAACGGAAAACTTTAA
- a CDS encoding TetR/AcrR family transcriptional regulator, with protein sequence MEVQERILDTAFNLFRQYGTRSVTMDDISVRMGISKKTLYANFADKDDLVLHVMSRHLKLMEDQCDTGRLEAANAVEELFLVMKMIDERLRNMNPVAMLDLQKFHARAFKLFQDHRNIYILDLIHQNLQRGIREGFYRPDLELDILSRFRTACVMFCVQPDVFPMQTYDMSKVQTVLLEHFLFGLVTREGYELIETYRKQRP encoded by the coding sequence ATGGAAGTACAAGAAAGAATCCTGGATACTGCTTTTAACCTGTTCCGCCAGTATGGCACACGCTCTGTTACTATGGACGATATTTCCGTCCGGATGGGTATTTCGAAAAAAACACTGTATGCGAACTTTGCGGATAAAGACGACCTGGTGCTGCATGTAATGAGCCGCCATCTTAAATTGATGGAAGATCAATGCGATACCGGCCGCCTGGAAGCTGCCAACGCCGTAGAAGAGTTGTTCTTAGTGATGAAGATGATAGACGAACGACTCAGGAACATGAACCCCGTAGCCATGCTTGACCTCCAGAAGTTCCATGCGCGCGCCTTCAAACTTTTTCAAGACCATCGTAATATTTACATTCTCGACCTGATCCATCAAAACCTGCAACGTGGCATACGCGAAGGATTTTATCGCCCGGACCTTGAACTCGACATCCTTAGCCGGTTCCGTACCGCCTGTGTGATGTTTTGCGTGCAACCGGATGTGTTTCCTATGCAAACGTATGATATGAGTAAAGTGCAAACGGTGTTGCTTGAACATTTTCTTTTTGGATTGGTTACCAGAGAAGGATATGAATTGATTGAAACTTATCGGAAACAAAGACCCTAA
- a CDS encoding efflux RND transporter periplasmic adaptor subunit: protein MIKRYFSLLMFTAVLAACGGGEDKSAEKLQKLKKERADLDKQIADLEKQTKDTTNIKQKTVTVATVQDTLFEHYIDVQGSVDARENVDVSAKSPGVITNIYVKEGQRVSKGQTLAQIDDQVMRSNVAEVKTQLDLANIAFEKQQRLWNQKIGTEMQYLTAKNQKESLEKRISTLNDQLALNRIVSPISGTVDAVIAKLGDQAAPGAPSFRVVNTSNLKVVANVAESYAGRVKTGDPVVIVLPDINKEIRTKISFASKVIDPLSRTIKVEIPLAADAALRPNMIAQLKIVDYVAPNAVVVPVGVLQYSMGKPYVITAKKSNGKLVAERKDVELGQTYNDKAEIKSGLSAGEQIVTTGFQGLNSNDLIKL, encoded by the coding sequence ATGATTAAAAGATATTTTTCTCTGCTGATGTTTACCGCTGTACTGGCTGCATGCGGCGGAGGTGAAGATAAAAGTGCAGAAAAGCTGCAAAAGCTGAAAAAAGAAAGAGCGGACCTGGACAAACAAATCGCCGATCTCGAAAAACAGACTAAAGATACCACCAACATCAAACAGAAAACGGTAACCGTAGCCACGGTGCAGGACACACTGTTTGAACATTACATCGACGTACAGGGTAGTGTAGATGCACGTGAGAACGTAGATGTAAGTGCGAAAAGCCCCGGCGTTATCACCAACATCTATGTGAAAGAAGGCCAGCGCGTAAGCAAAGGTCAAACCCTGGCACAGATCGACGACCAGGTGATGCGTTCCAACGTTGCCGAAGTAAAAACACAACTCGACCTGGCCAACATCGCGTTCGAAAAACAGCAACGCCTTTGGAATCAGAAGATCGGTACTGAAATGCAATACCTCACGGCTAAAAACCAAAAGGAAAGCCTGGAAAAAAGGATATCTACGCTGAACGATCAGTTGGCGCTAAACCGCATTGTATCGCCGATCTCTGGTACGGTAGACGCGGTGATCGCAAAGCTGGGCGACCAGGCGGCGCCAGGCGCTCCTTCTTTCCGCGTGGTGAATACGAGCAACCTGAAAGTGGTTGCCAATGTAGCGGAAAGCTATGCTGGCAGAGTAAAAACAGGTGACCCTGTTGTAATCGTGCTGCCGGATATCAATAAAGAAATCCGTACAAAAATCAGCTTCGCTTCCAAAGTGATCGATCCACTGAGCCGTACGATCAAGGTAGAAATTCCACTGGCTGCTGATGCCGCACTTCGTCCTAACATGATCGCGCAGTTGAAGATCGTTGACTACGTGGCGCCTAATGCCGTAGTGGTGCCAGTAGGCGTGCTGCAGTATTCCATGGGTAAACCTTACGTGATCACTGCCAAAAAGAGCAATGGCAAACTGGTAGCCGAGCGTAAAGATGTGGAACTGGGCCAGACTTATAATGATAAAGCAGAAATCAAAAGCGGTTTAAGTGCCGGCGAACAGATTGTGACCACTGGTTTCCAAGGGCTCAATAGTAACGACCTGATCAAACTGTAA
- a CDS encoding DUF502 domain-containing protein, giving the protein MKKLFSRILRYFFQGLLILAPISITGFMLYWAFDKIDNIIPRDLIDSNSPLAFVKYKGVGFILILILVLVVGYISSSFIVGRLIDMFDHMIERTPFIKYIYTSVKDVFDAFVGEKKKFDHPVLVNVYGEDVWEMGFITQEDMSYLGLEGYLAVYVPHAYAITGKVFMVRKEKVRPLENMSPGDAMKFAVSGGVTAITEHGGHDSHKNAAH; this is encoded by the coding sequence ATGAAAAAGTTGTTTTCGCGCATCTTGCGCTATTTTTTCCAGGGCTTACTGATCCTGGCCCCTATCAGCATTACGGGCTTTATGTTGTATTGGGCTTTTGACAAGATAGATAATATTATACCCCGCGACCTGATCGACAGCAATTCCCCCCTGGCGTTCGTGAAATATAAAGGAGTAGGTTTTATATTGATACTGATACTCGTACTGGTAGTGGGCTACATCAGTTCCTCCTTCATTGTGGGCAGGTTAATCGATATGTTCGATCATATGATCGAGCGTACCCCCTTTATTAAATATATTTATACTTCTGTAAAAGACGTTTTTGATGCCTTCGTGGGTGAGAAGAAAAAATTTGATCATCCTGTGCTGGTGAACGTTTACGGCGAAGATGTGTGGGAAATGGGATTTATTACCCAGGAAGATATGAGCTACCTCGGGCTGGAGGGCTACCTGGCCGTATACGTGCCGCATGCCTATGCGATTACCGGTAAAGTATTTATGGTGCGAAAGGAAAAAGTACGCCCGCTGGAGAACATGTCGCCCGGCGATGCGATGAAGTTTGCCGTATCAGGTGGGGTGACGGCGATTACAGAACATGGTGGTCACGATTCACATAAAAATGCGGCGCACTAG